In the Corynebacterium gerontici genome, one interval contains:
- a CDS encoding cysteine desulfurase — translation MAVDVARIRGLYTSLSDGWTYLDAHLQPQIPERVTAAAARAFRSAPTLPRMEAPLEQMGTHAKVAVAPAAHGRDMLLSARRAVADLCDTTSDAVVLGPSLPVLLSRFSRAVRPLLRRDATVVLSRADSRPMTLDAPIRWAEPDLGTGEVPSWQFGGLVDGSTRLVAMQSGAAQVGTIHSPSLVSQYVRGASRAWMLVDATPTVTYRSARHEDLGADIVALDGRAFGVPGIAALAFRDYTMFPRIEAAAFIEDCAPSLAAALASAIDHLADLDESARGTRRNRLAQSVAALGEYGEQLSAALVEALQSMHKVHVFGVTGELAAGADVDRLPTATFAIDGVPASTIQQRLLTNGLVAAVAGSDPLLEAMGLSDTAGAITCALAPYNTVSDIDQLARVVASLA, via the coding sequence ATGGCAGTTGATGTAGCTCGGATCAGGGGTTTGTACACCTCGCTGAGCGACGGCTGGACCTATCTCGATGCACATTTGCAGCCCCAAATTCCCGAGCGTGTCACGGCCGCCGCCGCCCGCGCTTTCCGCAGCGCTCCTACCTTGCCGCGCATGGAAGCGCCCCTGGAGCAGATGGGCACGCACGCGAAGGTGGCGGTGGCTCCGGCTGCGCATGGCCGCGATATGTTGCTTTCCGCCCGCCGCGCCGTTGCGGATCTGTGCGATACCACTTCCGACGCAGTGGTTTTGGGCCCCAGCCTTCCCGTCTTGCTCAGCCGCTTTTCCCGCGCCGTCCGCCCCCTGTTGCGCCGGGACGCCACGGTGGTGTTGTCTCGCGCAGATTCGCGCCCCATGACCCTTGACGCGCCCATTCGTTGGGCTGAGCCCGACCTTGGCACCGGCGAGGTCCCGAGCTGGCAGTTTGGCGGACTTGTCGACGGCTCAACGCGCCTCGTAGCCATGCAATCCGGTGCCGCCCAGGTGGGCACCATCCACAGCCCAAGTTTGGTTTCCCAGTACGTTCGCGGGGCGTCGAGGGCTTGGATGCTTGTCGACGCCACTCCCACCGTCACGTACCGCAGCGCCCGTCATGAGGACCTGGGCGCCGACATTGTCGCCCTGGATGGCCGCGCCTTCGGTGTGCCCGGCATCGCGGCCCTGGCGTTTCGCGATTACACGATGTTCCCGCGCATAGAAGCCGCCGCCTTCATAGAAGACTGCGCCCCCTCCCTCGCGGCGGCCCTGGCCTCTGCCATCGACCACCTGGCCGACCTGGACGAATCGGCGCGCGGTACTCGCCGCAATCGCCTTGCGCAATCGGTGGCCGCCTTGGGCGAATACGGTGAGCAGCTCAGTGCCGCGCTCGTAGAGGCGCTGCAATCCATGCACAAGGTGCACGTGTTCGGTGTGACCGGAGAGCTTGCCGCCGGAGCTGACGTTGATCGCTTGCCGACGGCCACGTTCGCCATCGACGGCGTACCCGCCTCCACTATCCAGCAGCGCCTGCTGACCAACGGCCTCGTGGCCGCCGTAGCGGGATCCGATCCACTGCTCGAGGCGATGGGGTTGTCCGACACCGCCGGTGCCATCACCTGTGCACTTGCCCCTTATAACACAGTGTCGGACATTGACCAGCTCGCTCGCGTGGTGGCGAGCTTGGCCTAA
- the wzm gene encoding galactan export ABC transporter permease subunit Wzm/RfbD, whose product MQDKSEKTLEATIARITSSGDGEPEPSRSQTLASAWRDLRYGFSQHELWLQLGWQDIKQRYRRSVLGPLWITIATGVMALALGLLYSVLFKIPVAEFLPHVTVGLIMWGFIAGCIKEGSEVFIANEGLIKQLPSALSVHVYRLVWKQTLFLAHNMVIWAILMLIFPRPLGWDLALVVPAMALLIVNGVWVSMFFGIVATRYRDFSPLLEALTQLLFYVTPIVWTTETLYEQGGAVSERAAIAKLNPLYHYMEIIRDPLIGKPIEWENWIVVGICTVVGLFLAMLAMRRWRFRVSYWV is encoded by the coding sequence GTGCAGGACAAATCTGAGAAAACACTAGAGGCCACCATCGCCAGGATCACCAGTTCGGGTGACGGCGAGCCGGAGCCTTCGCGCTCGCAAACCTTGGCAAGCGCCTGGCGTGACCTGCGCTATGGCTTCTCACAGCATGAACTCTGGCTCCAGTTGGGCTGGCAGGACATCAAGCAGCGCTATCGACGCAGCGTGCTCGGCCCCTTGTGGATCACCATTGCCACCGGCGTGATGGCACTGGCGCTGGGTCTGCTGTACTCGGTACTGTTCAAGATTCCTGTGGCTGAGTTCCTACCGCACGTCACCGTGGGGCTGATCATGTGGGGCTTCATCGCCGGCTGCATTAAGGAGGGCTCGGAAGTCTTTATCGCCAATGAGGGCCTGATTAAGCAGCTCCCCTCGGCGCTATCGGTGCACGTTTATCGCCTGGTGTGGAAGCAGACGCTCTTCTTGGCGCACAACATGGTGATTTGGGCGATTCTCATGCTCATTTTCCCGCGTCCTTTGGGTTGGGATTTGGCGCTCGTGGTTCCTGCGATGGCGCTGCTGATCGTCAACGGCGTGTGGGTGTCCATGTTCTTCGGCATCGTTGCTACGCGTTACCGCGATTTCTCTCCCCTGCTGGAGGCGCTCACTCAGCTCCTCTTCTACGTCACCCCCATTGTGTGGACCACGGAGACCCTCTACGAGCAGGGCGGTGCGGTTTCTGAGCGCGCGGCGATTGCCAAGCTCAACCCGCTGTATCACTACATGGAGATCATCCGCGACCCCTTGATTGGTAAACCGATCGAGTGGGAAAACTGGATCGTGGTGGGCATTTGCACGGTGGTTGGTTTGTTCCTGGCCATGCTTGCTATGCGACGTTGGCGTTTCCGCGTCAGCTACTGGGTTTAA
- the wzt gene encoding galactan export ABC transporter ATP-binding subunit Wzt/RfbE translates to MVSIDTYDACVDFPIFDAKSRSMKKAFLGAAGGAIGRNQDNTVVVEALKNVNLHLREGDRIGLVGHNGAGKSTLLRLLSGIYEPTRGSAHVRGRVAPVFDLGVGMDPEISGYENIVIRGLFLGQTRKQMKQKMDEIAEFTELGEYLSMPLRTYSTGMRIRLALGVVTSIEPEILLLDEGIGAVDAAFMAKARNRLQDLVKRSGILVFASHSNDFLVQLCDTALWVDHGEIRQAGAVDEIVEAYEGPKAGEHVRRLQQRIAEEQAEQSKPGA, encoded by the coding sequence ATGGTTTCCATTGACACATACGACGCCTGCGTCGACTTCCCCATCTTCGACGCTAAATCGCGCTCGATGAAAAAGGCCTTCCTGGGTGCGGCCGGTGGCGCGATCGGGCGCAATCAGGACAATACCGTGGTGGTGGAGGCGCTCAAGAACGTCAATCTTCACCTGCGCGAGGGCGACCGCATCGGATTGGTCGGCCACAATGGCGCGGGTAAGTCCACGCTCCTTCGCCTACTTTCTGGCATTTACGAGCCCACCCGCGGCTCCGCACATGTGCGCGGCCGAGTGGCACCCGTTTTTGACTTGGGCGTGGGCATGGATCCAGAGATCTCCGGTTATGAGAACATCGTGATCCGCGGCCTGTTCCTCGGCCAAACGCGCAAGCAGATGAAGCAGAAGATGGACGAAATCGCAGAGTTTACCGAGCTTGGCGAATACCTCTCTATGCCCCTGCGCACCTATTCCACCGGCATGCGCATTCGTCTGGCACTTGGCGTGGTGACCTCCATCGAACCGGAGATTTTGCTTCTCGACGAAGGCATCGGCGCCGTCGACGCCGCCTTCATGGCCAAGGCGCGCAATCGTCTCCAAGACTTGGTGAAGCGTTCCGGCATCCTCGTATTCGCCTCCCACTCCAACGACTTCCTGGTGCAGCTTTGCGACACAGCCCTGTGGGTGGACCACGGCGAAATCCGCCAGGCTGGTGCCGTCGATGAGATCGTGGAGGCCTATGAGGGACCCAAGGCCGGAGAGCACGTCCGCCGCCTGCAGCAGCGCATCGCCGAAGAACAAGCTGAACAATCGAAGCCGGGAGCCTAA